The stretch of DNA TTCCGAAATCTCAGTAATGTTCGAAAAGATTTTCAGCCAATGGATATTACTCAAAGAAATGAATTTATTGATCGTGAGAGCATTGATCAATGGTTTGCCGACTACATCCAAAGACTTCAATCTGAGGTATTGAGTGACGAAGCCAGAAAAAAAATGATGGACCAAGTCAATCCTAAATATATCCTCAGGAATCACCTTGCACAAACTGCAATTGAAAAGGCACAACAAGATGATTTTTCTGAAATCGAACAATTACAGCTCATACTCAGCAAACCTTTTGACGAGCAAGAGGCTTTTGAAGATTATGCGAAACCGCCACCCGTCGACATGCAACGTATAGAAGTCAGCTGCTCCTCATAACCTACTACCTTTGAGCTATGAACAAGAAAACAGATCAAGAATATAAAAAATCACTGAGCGATATTCAATATCGAGTAACCCGAGAGGCTGCAACAGAAAGGCCGTTTTCTGGTGAATTCTGGGATCACTGGACTGCCGGTCAATATCGCTGTATTTGCTGCGATACCCCACTATTTCAATCTTCAAGCAAGTTTGATGCTGGGTGTGGCTGGCCTAGCTATAACGCACCAGAAAATAATGAGGTCATTACTGAAATTCGGGATGTAAGCCATGGAATGATTCGCACTGAGGTGCGCTGCACTGCATGTGATGCCCATTTAGGACATGTATTTGAAGATGGCCCACAACCTACTGGGCTGCGCTATTGCATCAATTCAGCATCCTTAGCATTTGAACCTTCTGAGAATGCCGCCCCAATTAAAGCGGAATAGCTTATAAATAGCTGGATAATCAAGCCCATGAAATTTCTATTTGACCTATTCCCGATCATCCTTTTTTTTGTCGCCTTTAAATTTGGTGATATCTACACTGCAACTATCGTAGCGATGGTGGCTACCATTAGCCAGATACTCTGGGTGTATTACCGACATCGTAAGATTGACGCTATGCAGTGGGTCAGCCTTGTCATGATTCTGGTATTTGGCAGCCTTACCATTTTCTTGCACGATAAGACTTTTATTCAACTTAAACCCACTGCGCTTTATTGGCTATTCGCAGCCGCACTATTTATTAGCGCTCAATTTTTTCAAAAAAATTGGATTCAAGTGTTGATGGGCAAGCAAATTACTCTGAAAGAGCCCAGATCAAAATCAGTTTGGCATCAAGTGAATGTGGCCTGGGCAATATTTTTCTTTTTTATGGGCGCCCTCAATCTCTATATTGCCTTTGAGTACTCAGAAGAAACGTGGGTCAACTTTAAGCTCTTTGGCAGCACTGGATTGCTAGTTGTATTTGTGATTCTTCAAGGGGTTTGGCTTACTCGTCACATGGAGCACCCTGCAGAATGAATATCAACCAAGCACGAATTACCCGATTTGAATCTGATCTCAGGTCAGCATTTCAGGTAGGCCATTTACATATTGAGGATGAAAGCCATCTTCATGCAGGTCATGCTGGTGCCGCTTCTGGCGGAGGTCACTTTAAACTGACCATCGTCGCCCCCGAATTCGAGGGAATGACTAAGGTAGCCCGTCATAGGGCGATCTATGCCGCTTTAAATAGCCACTTTCCTGATGCAATTCATGCTTTGACCATTCTGGCATATACCCCTAGTGAAAGTACCCACTAAAGCAGATTGCTTTAAGATTCTTATTTACCAATATTTAAATCCCTCACCTATGTTTAACACACGCCAAATTTTGACCATCAGCGCTATTAGTGCTGCGCTTTTCTCAACAGCCGTAATTGCCCAAAACGCAGCCATTGTTAATGGCAAGCCGATTCCGAAAGCGCAACTTGACAAATTGATTCAAAAATCAAATCAACCAGATAATCCGCAGGTGCGTGATCAGGCAAGAGAAATGCTGGTTACTCGTGAACTCATTTTGCAAGAAGCCAATAACCGTGGCATCACACAAAAAGAATCCGTACGAGACCAACTGGAGCAATCCAAGATGGGCGTGCTCATTGCTGCCGTGTTTGAGGACTTCGTTGAACGAGAAGGTGTTGCTGAGTCCGAACTAAAAGCTGCATACGAACAAGTAAAGGGGCAATACACCGGCAAGGAATACCACGTAGAGCATATCTTGGTAGAAAAAGAAGCGGATGCAAAAGCCATTACCGCTCAAATTAAGGCCGGGGGCAATTTTGCCCAAATTGCTAAAGAAAAATCAAAAGATCCTGGCTCTGCACCGAACGGTGGAGATCTGGGCTGGGTAAGCGATAAAGCGCTTGTCCCAGAATTTTCTAAAGCGATGGTGCAGCTCAAAAAAGGTCAAATTACAGACAAACCAGTCAAAACCCAGTTCGGCTGGCACATCATCAAGATGGATGATATTCGCGATGTCAAAGCGCCAAGCATGGAAGAAATCAAAGACCAGCTTAAGCAGATGATCACAGCAGATCAAAATTGGCAAAAAGCAAAGTTCTCTGAGTTGATGCAAAAGCTTCGTGCAAAAGCCAAGATCCAATAAGTAAATTGATTTTCTAACTTACTATCTTACGAACCCAGGCCAACCCCCTGGGTTTTTTCTTGGCTAACGAGAAACCCAAATTAGCTTTATATTGATAGGATGATGATTCTCCACACTATGCTCAGGGTCGGCAATATGACTCGTTCGATCGATTTCTATACCAAAGTTTTAGGAATGAACCTGCTCCGTAGCACGGAGAGGCCAGAGCAAAAATATTCTCTTGCGTTTGTAGGTTTCGGCAAAGGGAATGTAGATGGTCAATCTGAGATTGAGCTCACTTACAACCATGGTGTTGAGAGTTACCAGCTTGGTGACGCCTACGGACATATTGCGATTGGTGTTGCTGACGCCTATACCGCTTGTGAAAAAATTAAAGCTGCTGGCGGGAATGTAACGCGTGAGGCTGGTCCAGTCATGGGTGGTGATACCGTCATCGCCTTCGTCACAGACCCTGACGGCTACAAAATTGAATTAATTCAACGCTAGTATTTCTTTTAAGCTAGTTGAAGCAAAGCGCCCTCCAACTCCGAGTTATTGATAGTCTTTCGCAAATTGCTGAGGATGATTGGAATGCCCTGTTATCCCCGGAAGCAGGCCCATTTCTAAAGTATGCGTTTCTCAATACATTAGAAGTAAGCGGATGTGTAGGTGGCAATACTGGATGGCAAGTTGCGCACTTACTTGTTGAGGACTCTGATTCAAGACTGCTAGGTGCCATACCACTCTATCTAAAGCAACACTCCTATGGAGAGTTTGTTTTTGACTGGGCATGGGCTCAAGCCTATGAGCAAAACGGTATGTCTTACTATCCCAAAGCACTGTCTGCCATCCCATTTACTCCAGTACGCGGGCCCAGACTACTCGTAGCACAATCATCTGATAAGAGCGCAGTACAACAGACTTTAGTTTCTGGATTAAAAACACTGGTTAGTCAAAACGCACTCTCTTCTGCCCACGTCCTCTTTCCCGAGAGTAGTGAATTATTAGAGCTAGAGAAACAAGGATTTATGTTGCGTAACTCGGTACAGTTTCATTGGCAGAATACGGGTTACCAAGATTTTGAACAGTTTCTTGCAGACCTCACAATGAAACGTCGAAAAAATATTCGGCGGGAGCGTGCATCTGTAGCCATGCATAAAATAAGCTATCGACATATTTCGGGAGCGCAAGCCAGTAAAGAAGATTGGGCATTCTTTTATCGCTGCTATGAAAATACGTATATCGAGCATCGTTCATCCCCCTATTTAACGGAAGAATGTATTCAAACTCTTGGAAGAGATATGCCTGAGAATTTCCATCTCATCATTGCCATTCAGGATGAGAGGCCAATTGCCTCATCGTTGCTGGTAGTCGATCGCCCAAATTCAAAAGCATACGGGCGTTATTGGGGTGCAGTCGAGCATATCCCCTGCTTACATTTTGAATTGGCTTATTACCAAGCAATTGAGTATTGCATTCAGGAAGGCATTAGGATATTTGAAGGTGGCGCTCAAGGCGAACATAAGATGGCTAGAGGTTTCTTACCAACCACCCTGCAATCTGCGCATTGGATAGCAGATGCCGGTTTTTCCAATGCAGTGAAGCGTTTTTTAGAGCGTGAAAGTGAAGGCATGGCAGCTTATGTTGATGAGCTCGAGCAACGCATTCCTTTGAAATCGTCTAAAGTACAGCCATGACCGAATCAAATAATAATCCACCAGAACAAGCTGGAGCGAATTCTTTAGCTGTTGGTGATGATAGCTCTGACTCGCCTTGTATTGGAGTCTGCACCACGCTTTACGATGATGTCTGCCAAGGCTGTGGTCGTACCCTAGGCGAGGTCAGTAATTGGGTCTTCTTGAGTCAGGAAGAAAAGGATTCCGTCTGGAAACGCATTCGTGCAGAGGGCACTGCGATGCGCTTCCAACGTCAGGCCAAGTAAGCAATTTAGCCAGCTAAAGCTTGGCTCCGTAAATACTCTTCGTAGGTTCCTGAGTAGTCAGCAATCGTTCCATCCATCTTCACTTCAAGGATGCGATTAGCTAGTGCTGAAACAAACTCACGATCATGAGATACGAAAATGAGGGTACCTTCGTATTTCTCAAGAGCAATTTGCAGGCTCTCAATCGATTCCATATCCATGTGATTAGTCGGCTCGTCCATGGCAAGTACATTGTGCTTTTGTAGCATCAACTTACCCCAAATCATGCGACCCTTTTCGCCACCTGACAGTACTTTGACAGACTTACCGATGTCATCGCCAGAAAACAAGAGGCGACCTAAGGTGCCACGAATGACCTGATCGTCGTCACCAGTATTGCGCCATTCATTCATCCAATCCATGAGCAATTCGTCTTTTGCGAACATCTCAGTATTGTCCTGAGGCATGACGCCAACATTAGCATTCTCCGCCCACTTCACATCACCACTATCTGCTGAAATCCCGCTAAAGCGTTTGCTGAGAATAGTCTTTAGCAGCGTTGTCTTGCCAGCGCCATTCTGACCAATGATGGCAATCTTTTCACCAGCGCGGATGCCGATCTTAAAGTTCTTAAAAATTGGGCGGTCATATGCCTTGGAGAGCGCATTACACTCAACTGCCATATTGTGTAACTTCTTCTCAGATTCAAAACGAATAAATGGGTTCTGACGCGAAGAAGGTTTGATTTCAACAATTTCAATTTTCTCTAATTGTTTTTGACGAGAAGTGGCCTGACGCGCCTTCGATGCATTTGCAGAGAATCGGGCTACGAAAGCCGCTAATTCAGCAATCTTTTCCTTAGCTTTATCGTTGGAGCTCAGCTGTTGTGCACGAGCCTGAACAGAAGCCAACATGTAGGAGTCATAGTTACCTGGATAAACTTTCAGAGTACCGAAGTCCATATCCGCCATATGCGTGCACACCTCATTGAGGAAGTGACGATCATGCGAAATGATGACAATCGTGCTTTTAATTTGGTTCAGAATATCTTCAAGCCAATGAATAGAGTGAATATCCAAGTTATTGGTTGGCTCATCCAGTAGCAATACATCTGGATCAGAGAACAAGGCTTGCGCCAACAATACGCGCAATTTCCAACCCGGAGCCACGGCACTCATTGGCCCATTGTGTTGCTCAATCGGAATACCGATTCCCAATAACAACTCCCCTGCCTTAGCTTCCGCCGTGTAACCACCATACTCTGCATAACTGCCCTCGAGTTCAGCGGCCTTCATATAATCTTCGTCAGTGGCATCGGGATTTGCATAGATCGCATCACGCTCTGCAGCTGCTTTCCACATCTCTTCGTGGCCCATCATCACCACGTCGAGTACGCGCTGATCTTCGTAAGCGAATTGGTCTTGGCGCAACTTACCCAAACGAATACCAGGATCGAGGCTCACGTTTCCGCTGGTTGGCTCTAGCTCTCCACCCAAAATTTTCATGAAAGTGGATTTACCGCAACCGTTGGCGCCAATAAGGCCATAGCGATTACCGCCGCCAAACTTAACGGAGATGTTTTCAAATAGGGGTTTTGCCCCAAACTGCATGGTGATATTAGATGCGGACAGCACGGATGTATTTTTACTTTCTGATAGGTCAATTCGAGGATGCGGATGCAGGTTCTGCATCAAAGAGCATTATTTTAACGGCTTGCGGCTAAAAAATTCCGTAAATTAGACTTTCAGCTTAAATGGCGTGAAATCAGTATGAATATCGTAGTAATCCTGATTTTCCTTACGCTTGAGAAAACCAATCACCCAATAGGTTAAAGGGGTTGCTAGAACCTCCCAGGCAGTCTTAAGGACATATTGAGATGCCGCAACAGCCAAGACCTCATTTATAGGCCACAGACCGTAAAAAGCCAGCATATAGAACAGTGAAGAGTCGACTAATTCTCCGCAGGCGGTAGAGCCAATAGTGCGCATCCAAAGATGGCGCCCTTGGGTGAGGATCTTCATTTTGGCCAGGGTATAGCTATTTACGAAACTACCACAACAAAAAGCAATCATGGAGGCAAGTGCTATCCGCCAAGAATTACCAAATACCGTCTCCATGCCCTGCTGGTAGTTAGCCATGTAAGAGCCTGGGGCGACAGGCAAAGCAATCACTAGTTGGGCCATGATGGCAGCAAAGGCAAGTGCTGCAAAACCCGCCCAAACTGCACGGCGATCATAAGCGTAGCCATAAACCTCAGTCAAGATGTCGCCAAAGAAATAGGCGATCGGGAAAAAGAGGATTCCAGCGCCGAAGGTGACGTTGCCAAAATAAGGCAAATCTAATGTGGCAGCCTTACCGGCACCAATAAAATTGGAGCACAGCAGAACCACCACAAAGGCAGCCAATATCAGGTCGTAATATCGATGGTGACGTCTAGGTGCGTCCATATGTCTAGAAAAATGGATAATAGGATAAAAGCATATCCGCATTCTTGAAAATTGACAGAGCGCTGATTAAACCACCCCCCTATAGGATCATTAAGAACCATGAGCAAAGCTAGTTTTAATTGGGCCGACCCCCTTCTCCTTGATACACAACTGACAGAGGATGAGCGCATGGTGCGTGATGCTGCTGCTGAATATGCACAAGGTCGCTTAATGCCACGTATTCATGATGCCTATCGCAATGAAACTACTGATCCCGCCATCTTTCGCGAAATGGGCGAATTAGGACTACTGGGCATCACCATTCCCGAGCAGTACGGTGGCGCAAATCTCAATTACGTTTCTTATGGACTGATTGCCCGTGAAATTGAGCGCGTCGATTCAGGCTACCGCTCCATGATGAGCGTGCAGTCTTCCTTAGTCATGGTGCCGATTAATGAATTCGGTAGCGAAGCACAAAAGCAAAAATACTTGCCTAAGTTAGCCACCGGTGAATGGATTGGCTGCTTTGGTTTAACTGAACCCAACTATGGCTCTGATGCGGGCGGCATGATCACTAGAGCCAAAAAAGTTCCCGCCGGTTTCTCATTGACTGGCTCTAAGATGTGGATCTCGAATTCCCCCATCGCTGATGTATTTGTTGTCTGGGCTAAAAATGATGAGGGCTTGATTAGAGGCTTCATTCTAGAAAAAGGCATGAAGGGTTTATCGGCACCTAAGATCAGCGGCAAGATGGGTCTACGCGCCTCCATTACCGGTGAAATCGTGATGGATGAGGTCTTTGTTCCAGCCGAAAATGAATTCCCAGAAATTACCGGCCTCAAGGGCCCATTTACCTGCTTAAACTCAGCTAGGTATGGCATTGCTTGGGGCACGCTCGGAGCTGCTGAGTGGTGCTGGTACGCAGCGCGTCAATACACTATGGATCGCAAGCAATTTGATCGCCCCCTCGCAGCAAATCAGTTGGTGCAAAAGAAGCTGGCCGATATGCAAACCGAAATTACCTTAGCGCTACAAGGCTGCCTACGTTTAGGTCGCATGAAAGATGAAGGCATTGCCGCACCAGAAATCACCTCCATCATGAAGCGTAATTCTTGCGGTAAATCTTTAGATGTTGCTCGTTTAGCCAGAGACATGCACGGTGGTAACGGCATCTCTGATGAGTATGGCGTAGTGCG from Polynucleobacter duraquae encodes:
- the msrB gene encoding peptide-methionine (R)-S-oxide reductase MsrB; this translates as MNKKTDQEYKKSLSDIQYRVTREAATERPFSGEFWDHWTAGQYRCICCDTPLFQSSSKFDAGCGWPSYNAPENNEVITEIRDVSHGMIRTEVRCTACDAHLGHVFEDGPQPTGLRYCINSASLAFEPSENAAPIKAE
- a CDS encoding queuosine precursor transporter, whose translation is MDAPRRHHRYYDLILAAFVVVLLCSNFIGAGKAATLDLPYFGNVTFGAGILFFPIAYFFGDILTEVYGYAYDRRAVWAGFAALAFAAIMAQLVIALPVAPGSYMANYQQGMETVFGNSWRIALASMIAFCCGSFVNSYTLAKMKILTQGRHLWMRTIGSTACGELVDSSLFYMLAFYGLWPINEVLAVAASQYVLKTAWEVLATPLTYWVIGFLKRKENQDYYDIHTDFTPFKLKV
- a CDS encoding ABC-F family ATPase, coding for MLSASNITMQFGAKPLFENISVKFGGGNRYGLIGANGCGKSTFMKILGGELEPTSGNVSLDPGIRLGKLRQDQFAYEDQRVLDVVMMGHEEMWKAAAERDAIYANPDATDEDYMKAAELEGSYAEYGGYTAEAKAGELLLGIGIPIEQHNGPMSAVAPGWKLRVLLAQALFSDPDVLLLDEPTNNLDIHSIHWLEDILNQIKSTIVIISHDRHFLNEVCTHMADMDFGTLKVYPGNYDSYMLASVQARAQQLSSNDKAKEKIAELAAFVARFSANASKARQATSRQKQLEKIEIVEIKPSSRQNPFIRFESEKKLHNMAVECNALSKAYDRPIFKNFKIGIRAGEKIAIIGQNGAGKTTLLKTILSKRFSGISADSGDVKWAENANVGVMPQDNTEMFAKDELLMDWMNEWRNTGDDDQVIRGTLGRLLFSGDDIGKSVKVLSGGEKGRMIWGKLMLQKHNVLAMDEPTNHMDMESIESLQIALEKYEGTLIFVSHDREFVSALANRILEVKMDGTIADYSGTYEEYLRSQALAG
- a CDS encoding GNAT family N-acetyltransferase, whose product is MKQSALQLRVIDSLSQIAEDDWNALLSPEAGPFLKYAFLNTLEVSGCVGGNTGWQVAHLLVEDSDSRLLGAIPLYLKQHSYGEFVFDWAWAQAYEQNGMSYYPKALSAIPFTPVRGPRLLVAQSSDKSAVQQTLVSGLKTLVSQNALSSAHVLFPESSELLELEKQGFMLRNSVQFHWQNTGYQDFEQFLADLTMKRRKNIRRERASVAMHKISYRHISGAQASKEDWAFFYRCYENTYIEHRSSPYLTEECIQTLGRDMPENFHLIIAIQDERPIASSLLVVDRPNSKAYGRYWGAVEHIPCLHFELAYYQAIEYCIQEGIRIFEGGAQGEHKMARGFLPTTLQSAHWIADAGFSNAVKRFLERESEGMAAYVDELEQRIPLKSSKVQP
- the gloA gene encoding lactoylglutathione lyase, giving the protein MMILHTMLRVGNMTRSIDFYTKVLGMNLLRSTERPEQKYSLAFVGFGKGNVDGQSEIELTYNHGVESYQLGDAYGHIAIGVADAYTACEKIKAAGGNVTREAGPVMGGDTVIAFVTDPDGYKIELIQR
- a CDS encoding peptidylprolyl isomerase, giving the protein MFNTRQILTISAISAALFSTAVIAQNAAIVNGKPIPKAQLDKLIQKSNQPDNPQVRDQAREMLVTRELILQEANNRGITQKESVRDQLEQSKMGVLIAAVFEDFVEREGVAESELKAAYEQVKGQYTGKEYHVEHILVEKEADAKAITAQIKAGGNFAQIAKEKSKDPGSAPNGGDLGWVSDKALVPEFSKAMVQLKKGQITDKPVKTQFGWHIIKMDDIRDVKAPSMEEIKDQLKQMITADQNWQKAKFSELMQKLRAKAKIQ
- a CDS encoding acyl-CoA dehydrogenase, encoding MSKASFNWADPLLLDTQLTEDERMVRDAAAEYAQGRLMPRIHDAYRNETTDPAIFREMGELGLLGITIPEQYGGANLNYVSYGLIAREIERVDSGYRSMMSVQSSLVMVPINEFGSEAQKQKYLPKLATGEWIGCFGLTEPNYGSDAGGMITRAKKVPAGFSLTGSKMWISNSPIADVFVVWAKNDEGLIRGFILEKGMKGLSAPKISGKMGLRASITGEIVMDEVFVPAENEFPEITGLKGPFTCLNSARYGIAWGTLGAAEWCWYAARQYTMDRKQFDRPLAANQLVQKKLADMQTEITLALQGCLRLGRMKDEGIAAPEITSIMKRNSCGKSLDVARLARDMHGGNGISDEYGVVRHMLNLEVVNTYEGTHDIHALILGRAQTGIQAFS
- a CDS encoding DUF1289 domain-containing protein, with translation MTESNNNPPEQAGANSLAVGDDSSDSPCIGVCTTLYDDVCQGCGRTLGEVSNWVFLSQEEKDSVWKRIRAEGTAMRFQRQAK
- a CDS encoding BolA family protein → MNINQARITRFESDLRSAFQVGHLHIEDESHLHAGHAGAASGGGHFKLTIVAPEFEGMTKVARHRAIYAALNSHFPDAIHALTILAYTPSESTH
- a CDS encoding septation protein A translates to MKFLFDLFPIILFFVAFKFGDIYTATIVAMVATISQILWVYYRHRKIDAMQWVSLVMILVFGSLTIFLHDKTFIQLKPTALYWLFAAALFISAQFFQKNWIQVLMGKQITLKEPRSKSVWHQVNVAWAIFFFFMGALNLYIAFEYSEETWVNFKLFGSTGLLVVFVILQGVWLTRHMEHPAE